The following proteins are encoded in a genomic region of Bubalus kerabau isolate K-KA32 ecotype Philippines breed swamp buffalo chromosome 13, PCC_UOA_SB_1v2, whole genome shotgun sequence:
- the TOP1 gene encoding DNA topoisomerase 1 isoform X2, translating to MKLSPKAEEVATFFAKMLDHEYTTKEIFRKNFFKDWRKEMTNEEKNIITNLSKCDFTQMSQYFKAQTEARKQMSKEEKLKIKEENEKLLKEYGFCVMDNHRERIANFKIEPPGLFRGRGNHPKMGMLKRRIMPEDIIINCSKDAKVPSPPPGHKWKEVRHDNKVTWLVSWTENIQGSIKYIMLNPSSRIKGEKDWQKYETARRLKKCVDKIRNQYREDWKSKEMKVRQRAVALYFIDKLALRAGNEKEEGETADTVGCCSLRVEHINLHPELDGQEYVVEFDFLGKDSIRYYNKVPVEKRVFKNLQLFMENKQPEDDLFDRLNTGILNKHLQDLMEGLTAKVFRTYNASITLQQQLKELTAPDENIPAKILSYNRANRAVAILCNHQRAPPKTFEKSMMNLQSKIDAKKEQLADARRDLKSAKADAKVLKDAKTKKVVESKKKAVQRLEEQLMKLEVQATDREENKQIALGTSKLNYLDPRITVAWCKKWGVPIEKIYNKTQREKFAWAIDMADEDYEF from the exons ATGAAGCTGAGCCCCAAAGCGGAAGAAGTAGCTACGTTCTTTGCAAAAATGCTCGACCATGAATATACTACTAAggaaatatttaggaaaaatttctttaaagactGGAGAAAG GAAATGACCAATGAAGAGAAGAATATTATCACCAACCTCAGCAAATGTGATTTTACCCAGATGAGCCAGTATTTCAAAGCCCAGACAGAAGCTCGGAAACAGATGAGCAAGGAAGAGAAACTG AAAatcaaagaggagaatgaaaaattacTGAAAGAATATGGCTTTTGTGTTATGGATAACCACAGAGAGAGGATCGCCAACTTCAAGATAGAACCTCCTGGGCTTTTCCGTGGCCGCGGCAACCATCCCAAGATGGGCATGCTGAAGAGACGAATCATGCCTGAGGATATAATCATCAACTGTAGCAA AGATGCCAaggttccttctcctcctccaggtcATAAGTGGAAAGAAGTCCGACACGATAACAAGGTTACTTGGCTAGTCTCCTGGACAGAGAACATCCAAGGTTCTATTAAATACATCATGCTGAACCCCAGCTCACGAATCAAG GGTGAGAAAGACTGGCAGAAATATGAGACTGCTCGGAGGCTGAAGAAGTGTGTGGATAAGATCCGGAACCAGTATCGGGAAGACTGGAAGTCCAAAGAGATGAAAGTCCGGCAGAGAGCTGTAGCCCTGTACTTCATCGATAAG CTTGCTCTGCGAGCAGGCaatgagaaggaggaaggagaaacagCAGACACTGTAGGTTGCTGCTCGCTTCGTGTGGAGCACATCAATCTGCACCCAGAGTTGGATGGTCAGGAATACGTCGTGGAGTTTGACTTCCTGGGAAAGGACTCAATCAGATACTATAACAAAGTCCCCGTTGAGAAACGA gtttttaagaACTTACAACTATTTATGGAAAACAAACAGCCTGAAGATGATCTTTTTGATAGACTCAAT ACTGGTATTCTAAATAAACATCTTCAGGATCTCATGGAGGGCTTGACAGCGAAGGTGTTCCGTACATACAACGCCTCCATCACGCTACAGCAGCAGCTAAAGGAACTCACAGCTC CTGACGAGAACATCCCAGCAAAGATACTGTCTTATAACCGTGCCAACCGAGCTGTTGCAATTCTTTGTAACCATCAGAGGGCTCCACCAAAAACCTTTGAGAAGTCCATGATGAACTTGCAGTCTAAG ATTGATGCGAAGAAGGAACAGCTAGCAGATGCCCGGAGAGACCTGAAAAGTGCTAAGGCTGATGCTAAAGTCCTGAAGGATGCAAAGACCAAGAA GGTTGTAGAGTCAAAGAAGAAAGCTGTCCAGAGGCTGGAGGAACAGCTGATGAAGCTCGAAGTTCAGGCCACAGACCGAGAGGAGAATAAACAGATTGCTTTGGGAACCTCTAAACTCAATTATTTGGACCCAAGGATCACCGTGGCTTG GTGCAAGAAGTGGGGGGTCCCCATTGAGAAAATTTACAACAAAACCCAGCGGGAGAAGTTTGCCTGGGCCATCGACATGGCTGACGAGGACTACGAGTTCTAG